One genomic region from Apodemus sylvaticus chromosome 1, mApoSyl1.1, whole genome shotgun sequence encodes:
- the LOC127683307 gene encoding 60S ribosomal protein L37-like: MTKGTSSFGKRRDKTHTLCRRCGSKAYHLQKSTCGKCGYPAKRKRKYNWSAKAKRRNTTGTGRMRHLKIVYRRFRHGFREGTTPKPKRAAVAASSSS, from the coding sequence ATGACGAAAGGAACGTCATCCTTTGGAAAGCGTCGCGATAAGACGCACACGCTGTGCCGCCGCTGTGGCTCCAAGGCCTACCACCTTCAGAAGTCGACTTGTGGCAAATGTGGCTACCCCGCCAAGCGCAAGAGAAAGTATAACTGGAGTGCCAAGGCTAAGAGACGAAACACTACCGGGACCGGTCGGATGAGGCACCTAAAGATTGTCTACCGCAGATTCAGACATGGATTCCGTGAAGGAACAACGCCTAAACCCAAGAGGGCCGCTGTGGCAGCGTCCAGTTCATCTTGA
- the Cdc42ep5 gene encoding cdc42 effector protein 5, producing MSVLKQMVPAQPKKRLDRGALSISAPLGDFRHTLHVGRGGDAFGDTSFLSRHGGGLPPESGAPPVVAPHSVPPPAVPQPPAPGLRVPSPADPLMPFHLDLGPSMLDAVLGVMDAERGKTVATEPDGDAHPGAQHPTGRCCSSADLQLDDVIGL from the coding sequence ATGTCGGTATTGAAGCAGATGGTCCCTGCACAGCCCAAGAAGCGACTGGATCGTGGAGCACTCtctatctctgcaccactgggaGACTTCAGGCACACTTTGCACGTAGGACGCGGTGGCGACGCCTTCGGGGACACCTCATTCCTGAGTCGCCACGGGGGTGGTCTGCCTCCTGAGTCAGGAGCCCCACCGGTCGTGGCCCCACATTCTGTCCCTCCACCTGCAGTCCCACAGCCCCCTGCGCCTGGTCTCCGAGTGCCTTCACCTGCCGACCCGCTAATGCCCTTCCACCTGGACCTGGGCCCCTCTATGCTGGACGCGGTGTTAGGCGTCATGGACGCAGAGCGCGGCAAGACAGTGGCTACCGAGCCCGATGGGGATGCCCACCCTGGAGCGCAGCACCCCACGGGCCGCTGCTGCTCCAGTGCTGACCTCCAGCTGGACGACGTCATCGGTCTGTAG
- the Leng9 gene encoding leukocyte receptor cluster member 9, which produces MSQLGLRLETPRLVLWPSSNAGEAPGVTVGHLRCGLRPLRAWGTMEASADSSEAPAACRFFLEGRCRFGARCRQPHPGAPAPSPEVAQPEAGSARPEAGSKKPALRTAADVIRRIRWDPRLDPADFSVGYTDRFLGVQEEPFCAFCWDEPLAALGPGVLAVPQHRIRYFRFRGRLVWDRASRTDLIFGSGSVAGRGPTILDALDGRDEHWKEVTPEIPDTEKTGVGLGGLNTQDIPEEGGGNPTRTELDSDLETQEESGAIRETRSGLDSSQEAPKVDGPTEETCLNGTPELETPDPSMDFSGVKEILNSVEASRATGLSQWQAQAIQTKGLSAEEEMESVWDPGARRAPRQPRPTHFVALMVTEPGLRAEVVKAQEHLVHIAPSCAEFLVPAQALHLTVVLLRLTGPGEEAAAVRALQRAVLKPGLEVPSQLLFRDLVLLGHHVLCAVPSPSLAGMAQTLNQRLEAEGLRVVQPPELQPHLTLAKVPRGTQVCLPRPEYILNQELGRQPLGELWLCCMGRAGKSYVPLAEIPLK; this is translated from the coding sequence ATGAGCCAACTGGGCTTGAGATTGGAGACGCCCCGCCTGGTCCTTTGGCCTTCTTCTAATGCGGGCGAGGCTCCCGGCGTCACAGTGGGTCATCTACGCTGCGGACTGAGACCGCTTCGGGCGTGGGGGACCATGGAGGCCTCAGCCGATTCCTCTGAGGCCCCCGCAGCCTGCCGCTTCTTCCTCGAGGGCCGCTGTCGCTTCGGTGCGCGCTGCCGTCAGCCACATCCCGGGGCCCCGGCGCCGTCGCCCGAGGTTGCGCAGCCCGAGGCTGGGTCCGCCAGGCCGGAAGCCGGGTCTAAGAAGCCGGCTCTGCGTACTGCTGCTGACGTCATCCGGCGCATCCGCTGGGACCCGCGCCTGGACCCCGCTGACTTTTCGGTGGGCTACACCGACCGCTTCCTGGGAGTGCAGGAAGAGCCATTCTGCGCCTTCTGCTGGGACGAGCCGCTGGCAGCGCTCGGACCCGGCGTGTTGGCAGTGCCGCAGCACCGCATACGCTACTTCCGCTTCCGCGGCCGCCTGGTGTGGGACCGAGCCTCGCGTACTGACCTTATTTTTGGCTCGGGCTCAGTGGCTGGACGAGGACCCACTATCCTTGATGCGCTGGACGGCAGGGACGAGCATTGGAAAGAGGTCACGCCAGAAATTCCTGACACGGAGAAAACAGGGGTGGGTTTAGGGGGTCTGAATACCCAGGATATCCCTGAAGAAGGGGGTGGAAACCCGACCAGAACAGAGCTTGATTCGGACCTGGAGACACAGGAAGAGAGTGGGGCAATCAGAGAGACCAGATCTGGGCTTGATTCCAGCCAGGAGGCACCCAAAGTGGATGGGCCGACGGAAGAGACCTGCCTGAATGGGACCCCTGAGTTAGAAACACCAGACCCAAGCATGGACTTCTCAGGAGTAAAGGAGATCTTGAACTCAGTAGAGGCGTCCAGAGCTACTGGGCTTTCACAGTGGCAGGCGCAGGCCATTCAAACCAAAGGGCTTTCTGctgaagaggagatggaaagTGTGTGGGATCCAGGCGCCAGGAGGGCCCCTCGTCAGCCGCGGCCTACACATTTTGTGGCACTGATGGTGACAGAGCCTGGGCTTAGGGCTGAGGTGGTCAAGGCCCAAGAGCATCTGGTCCACATTGCCCCCTCTTGTGCTGAGTTCCTGGTACCAGcacaggccctgcacctcacagTGGTGTTGCTAAGGCTGACAGGCCCCGGGGAGGAGGCTGCAGCAGTTAGAGCTCTTCAGAGAGCCGTCTTGAAACCGGGACTTGAGGTACCCTCCCAGTTACTGTTCCGGGACTTGGTTCTTCTGGGCCATCATGTGCTCTGTGCTGTACCCTCCCCCTCATTGGCAGGCATGGCCCAAACACTGAATCAGAGGCTAGAGGCCGAAGGGCTTAGAGTGGTGCAGCCGCCGGAACTCCAGCCACACCTCACCCTGGCTAAGGTCCCCCGTGGAACCCAGGTCTGCCTCCCCAGGCCTGAGTACATCTTGAACCAGGAGCTAGGAAGGCAGCCCCTAGGGGAACTCTGGCTGTGCTGCATGGGCAGAGCAGGGAAGAGCTATGTACCCCTGGCTGAAATTCCCTTGAAGTGA